In Acidobacteriota bacterium, one genomic interval encodes:
- a CDS encoding DDE transposase, which yields RRLSKDYERACESSEAFVYLAMIHLMLKRLKPMRT from the coding sequence CCGGCGCTTGAGCAAAGATTATGAACGGGCGTGTGAATCATCCGAGGCGTTTGTTTATCTGGCGATGATTCACCTGATGCTCAAGCGCTTGAAGCCGATGCGAACTTAA